The region TGTCGCTGCCTCTGGTCCAGCCATGCCCGGCGGAAAGAGCGCCATAAAACCGGTCATAGAGCGGGCCCTGCAGAAAAAGGCCGAGACGGAGGCTGTCATAGTCCACCGCTCCCGAGACCAGCATGTCCGGGCCAAACAGATAGTCCTTTATCTGCAGTCCCGCGCGCAGGCGGGCCCAGTAGCTGTCAAAGACGGTGCTGTAGCTGCCGGACAGGCCGAAATAGGCCGGGCCATACCGGATATCCGCTTCTGCGATGGTCATGAAACCGACCCGTTCGCCCAGACGCTGGTTGCCCGGATCGGCTGGAAAGGCCTGATTGCGCTGATAATCCACGCCTGCAAAGCCTGCCAGTCTCAGCTGATTGCTGGTCCATTGATAGCCGACAAGTCCATGTGCTCGCGTCTCTCGTGTCTCCACTTTACCGCCAGGGACCGAGCTTGTGTGATAGGTCGTCAGCCCTTGTGACAACCCGCCACGCAGCAGAAAGCCGGATGCATCCACATCGCGACCGGGTGAAAAGGTGATGCTGGAGGAGAGGAAAAGACTGTCACCGGTCACATCCAGGCCGGTGAAACTGCGGAGGATGCGGGATTCAGGGGTTTTCTGCCAGAAGGCCACAAGGCTGGTCGGGTCAAAGCTGACAGTCTGAGCATGGGCAAGCGGTGCGGTGCCATGCCCCCACAGACAGAGCATGCATGTCACTATCAAGCGTCCGATGTGAACGCTGAGACATCTTTTGAAATCCTGCCCTGTCCGCCGTCCGGTATGCTGTTCAGGATACCACCCGGCGCAAAACGCCACTGCCACAAACACTTCCCCGCCTTGCGGTAGTCCGGACCACATCGTTGAGCGTGTGAGACATCCTGATACCACGACGGCAGGATATCAATCATGGGTAGAATTGCAAGAAAAGGTTGTATTTGATGTGTGCTGCGTGAGGGTATCACCTACAGCGTGCTTCTGAAAAGTTGATAGACTTTTCAGATAAAAGCTCGCGCAGAAACAAACTCTTAAAGCACCACTGCCAATTCAGGTTAAACGTCTGGTGCTTTAAGACACGGTTGGATGATGGCCGCCAAGAATGGTTTCCATCCAGTCGCTGTCGATATTCTGCCCGCTGAGAACAGCGCCAACACGTTGTCCAGCCAGTTGCGCCCGCTCCTTTGCAATGGCTGCAACCGCTGCGGCTCCAGCTCCTTCTGCAAGGGTGTGTGTTGTGGAGAAGATCAGACGGATGGCATCGGCTATTTCCCGATCCGTGACCGTCACGATATGATCAGCCCCCCGTTGAATAATGGCAAAGGCGTCTTCCGATGGCGTTCGCACAGCCATGCCATCAGCGAAAGTCAGGGCGCTGTTGGTATTGACCGTATGCCCCGCTTCAAACGATCTGGCATAGGCGTCTGCCTCCGTTGAGGTGACACCGACAATACGCGTCTTCAGTCCCAGCGCGTCGCGGGCGGTGATCATGCCGCAAATGCCTGACCCGAGCCCGATAGGCACATAGACCACATCCGGCTCAGCGGCCTGCAGGAATTCATAGGAATATGTGCCGACACCGGCCACCAGTTCAGGCGCAAAGCTGGGGACGAAGTGGAGGTCGCGTTCCTCAGATATCAGGCGCGCATGCGGCACGGCCTCGTCAAAGTCCCGGCCAATCTCTATGAGCTCAGCGCCAAAGGCCCGCATGGCCTCGTTCTTTTCCCGTGAATTGCCATGCGGCACCACAATCGTGCAGGGCACATCATAGGCGCGGGCAGCATAGGCAAGGCTCTGGCCATGGTTGCCGCGCGTGGCTGAAATAACCCCCTTGCCGGGTGTCCGCTTTGTCAGGGCATCCAGATAGCAGAGCCCGCCGCGCACCTTGAAGGCACCTGTTGGCGTATGGTTCTCATGCTTCAGCCAGATATCCAGCCCCAGAGCCTGCGCCAGATTGGGCCAGGCATAGCTGGGGGTCGGGCCGAAGAACCGATAGACGATCTCCTGTGCCGCTTCAAGCTCTGTCCGTCCGATCATGATATCTGCCTCGTTTCACGACAATCAGTCTGCAGCCGCATAGTTGCGGCTGCAGGGAATCACGGCAGAAGCTTACCGACTTAGCATGTCCATTGTAAGAACAGTCTGAATGACGGCCCGGGCAGCCTCCTGACCCTTTTTGACAAAGTGACCAGCGAAAAAGTCGAGATGGTCGCTGTGCTCATGGAAATGATGAGGTGTCAGCACCACGGAGAGCACAGGGGTTCCCGTATCAAGCTGTACCCGCATCATGCCATCGATAACGGCCCGGGCGACAAAATCGTGGCGATAGATACCACCATCCACAATCAGCGCTGTGGCAACGATTGCATCATAGGATCGCGTCTCGATAAGGCGCTTTGCCAGAAGCGGGATTTCATATCCGCCCGGCACGAAATGTCGCTCGATATTGTCTTCCGGCAGTCCGGCCTCAGACAGTGTGGCGACAAAGGACTGATGGCCCTTGTCCAGAATGTCGGAATGCCATCCGGCCTGAATGAACCCGATCCGGGCTTTGGCCAGAACGGTGCGGTCATCTTCAGCAAGGGGAAGGGGTGACTGATTCATGGTGCGTCCTTTCGCTCTCCAGAATCAGGGCGCACGCAAAACAAACCGTGTGCCTGAAGCTGACTCCTGAAAAGCGGACAGGCTTTTCCTGAAGGAGCCGCTCAAAAAGCATGACGGCATCATTCTGCTCTCTCTCATCCGGACTGTAACCGTCGGCTCCGGAATTACACCGGATCTGCTGACCCTGCAGCCGATCGCTACAGGCGCTCGCGGGCTTCGGGAGGTCCCGTCACCGCCGGTGGGGACTTTCACCCCGCCCTGAGAACATGCCGGTCAGACTGCCTGACCGGCTGAGGCGGTGATAGCGCCAGGGTTCGGGTCCCGCAAGCAGATTCTCAGGGTGCAGATCTATTCTGCCAGAACCCGCGTGTTCGGGAAGGTGATTTTCACCAGAGTGCCCTGGTTGACTTCGCTGTTGATGGCGAATTTGGCGCGGTTGGCTTCTGTCAGCGCCTTGGTCAGGGGCAGGCCGAGACCGGTGCCGTCATTCCCGGCGCGTGCGGTGGTGGAAATCTGCCGGAACGGTTCAAGTGCCGTCTCCAGATCATGCTCGGACATGCCGACGCCCGTATCGCGAACCCGGATGGAAACCTCACCGCTCTCCTCATAGGCCGTCGAGACGATCACCTGACCGCCCGCTTTGGTGAAGCGGATGGCATTGGAGAACAGGTTGAGAATAATCTGTCGCAGGCTCTTGGGATCCGCCACCACATGGGGAACAGAATCCGGCAGGCTGGTGCGGATGATGATCTGCTCACGATTGGCCTGTGGCTGCATCAGGGCGACGCATTCCCGGATCACCTCGTTGGCGTTGACACTCTCAAAGGCCAGATCCATCTTGCCGGCCTCGATCTTGGACAGATCGAGAAGGTCGTTGACCAGGCTCATAATGTGCATGCCGGAAACATGGATATCGCGCAGATATTCCTTGTAGCGGTCATTGCCGACGGTGCCGAAGCGCTCTTCCATCATCACTTCCGAGAAGCCGATAATGGCATTCAGAGGGGTGCGGATCTCATGGCTGATCTTGGCAACAAAGTCTGACTTCTGTGAACTGGCGGCCTCTGCGTGCTGCTTGGCGTTCAGGAGATCTTCTTCAGCGCGTTTCCACTGGGTGATATCGCGGAGAACAGCACAGAAACGCGGTGCATCGCCTGAATTGATCCGGCCAAGGGTCATGAACAGCGGGATCAGCCCGAACCCGTCTGCCTTACCGATAACCTCGCGGCCATCATTCAGCACACTGGCAACACCGTTCTGGGACAGGCCATCCAGGTAATCCAGGGCATCCCGATGGCTCTCTTCCGCCAGGAATTCCGTGAACGGACGACCAAGTGCCCGGGCGCGATCTATGCCGAACAGGGCTTCAGCGCTGCGGTTCATACGCAGGATATTACCTTCCATGCTCATCACCAGCACACCGTCGGTGGCTGTGTCGAGAATGGTCTCCAGCTCCTGTTCCGGATTATCCGGGTCACTGGCATCCATTGCCGTATCCGGCATCAGGGTCAGCAGCATTCTGTCGTGATGGATATCTGTTTCATCCAGCGGCAGCATTTCCATCACGGCCAGCACATCGAGCCGGTCGCCCGTGGCAGAAACGCCTTCAAGTGGCATCGGCTCGTCAAGGGTGCCCGCAAAGGCATTTTCGAAAGCCGGGAACAAGCGGTCAAGACCACCGGACAGGCGGATGTCATCAACACTGTCAAAGCCGGTCAGTGCCAGAAAAGCCTTGTTGGCATGCAGCAGTTCGCTGTCCTCGACAACGGCCAGGGCCGCAGCCACCACATCGATCAGCTTGGCGCTGTCGGGCAGAGACATGGTTCGAGGTGCGGCCAGAGGAGCGCTATCTGCTTTTCCTGTCTCGGAGAGTTCAGGAATTCCAGAGGA is a window of Coralliovum pocilloporae DNA encoding:
- a CDS encoding threonine dehydratase — protein: MIGRTELEAAQEIVYRFFGPTPSYAWPNLAQALGLDIWLKHENHTPTGAFKVRGGLCYLDALTKRTPGKGVISATRGNHGQSLAYAARAYDVPCTIVVPHGNSREKNEAMRAFGAELIEIGRDFDEAVPHARLISEERDLHFVPSFAPELVAGVGTYSYEFLQAAEPDVVYVPIGLGSGICGMITARDALGLKTRIVGVTSTEADAYARSFEAGHTVNTNSALTFADGMAVRTPSEDAFAIIQRGADHIVTVTDREIADAIRLIFSTTHTLAEGAGAAAVAAIAKERAQLAGQRVGAVLSGQNIDSDWMETILGGHHPTVS
- the bcsS gene encoding cellulose biosynthesis protein BcsS, with the protein product MLCLWGHGTAPLAHAQTVSFDPTSLVAFWQKTPESRILRSFTGLDVTGDSLFLSSSITFSPGRDVDASGFLLRGGLSQGLTTYHTSSVPGGKVETRETRAHGLVGYQWTSNQLRLAGFAGVDYQRNQAFPADPGNQRLGERVGFMTIAEADIRYGPAYFGLSGSYSTVFDSYWARLRAGLQIKDYLFGPDMLVSGAVDYDSLRLGLFLQGPLYDRFYGALSAGHGWTRGSDSRNTDSSFYTSVGVSYLY
- a CDS encoding 6,7-dimethyl-8-ribityllumazine synthase — protein: MNQSPLPLAEDDRTVLAKARIGFIQAGWHSDILDKGHQSFVATLSEAGLPEDNIERHFVPGGYEIPLLAKRLIETRSYDAIVATALIVDGGIYRHDFVARAVIDGMMRVQLDTGTPVLSVVLTPHHFHEHSDHLDFFAGHFVKKGQEAARAVIQTVLTMDMLSR